In the Candidatus Eisenbacteria bacterium genome, AGGAGCGCCAGGGTCCAGGCGAGCGCGAACGCCAGGCTCAGGATCAGGATCCGGTCCGGGGTCGGGAGAAGGGGAACGGATACGGCGCGGAATCGAAGCAGGGAACGGATCACGAGCAGGGCCTCCGCGCGCGCACCCGGCGTGCCTGCGCGCACCGCGTCATTGTACCAGAGCCGCCAGACTACAGCCAGCCGGCCTCGCGGTACCACGCGGCGGTCAGGCGAACTCCTTCTTCGAGCGAAACCTCGGGCTCCCACCCGAGCTGGGCGCGGATCTTCGCCGAGTTGAAGATCCAGTCCCCCGCCGTGATCTCCGCGAGCTTCTCCCGGCTCAGGAGCGGCGCCCGGCCCGCCATCGTCGCGATCACTTCGGCCGCGATCGCGGCGGTCTGGAGCAGGAACCCGGGGGGACGCACGGTGACCGCCCAGGTTCCGACCGCCTGCCGCACCGTCTGCCCCAGCTCGTCGTAGTCCGTGACGTCCGGCTCTCCCACGAAATAGACCTGCCCCGGGGCCCTGGGATGGGAGAGGGCGAGCCGGACGGCGCGCGCGAGGTCTTCCACATAGACGATCGAGAAGCGCCCGCGATTCCGGAGCACCGGGAGCACGTGCCACTTCACGGCGGCAAAGACCCGGTAGACCGCGCGGTCCCTCGGACCGTAGACCGCCGGAGGACGGATCACCACGACCGGAAGCCGGTCCTTGAGGAGGAGGGTCAGCTCCTCGCCCCGGAGCTTCGACACGCCGTAAGGGGAGGCGGGGTCCGGGCGATCGGCCTCGGTCACGGGGCGCCCCGTCGAGTCCGCGGGGCCGGCGGCCGCCTGGCTCGAGATCAGCGCGAACCGCTCGACCGAGATCCCGTTCGACGTGGCGGCCCGAAGCACGCGTTCCGTGACCGTGACGTTCGCCTCGTGGAACTCCTTCGGGGATCGCGCGCTCGTGAGCCCCGCGGCGTGCACGATCCACGAAGCCCCGTGGAACGCTTCCGCGATCGGCTCGACCCGGTCATAGCGAAGACGCACGATCTCGACCGGCTTCCCCTCGAGCCAGTGCGTCGGGGAGCCGGGACGCACGAGACATCTCACGCGCGTGCCGTCGCGCAGGAGCTCGTCCACGATGTGGCTCCCGACGAAGCCGGAGGCACCCGTGACGACGGCCACCCGCTCGCCGCT is a window encoding:
- a CDS encoding NAD-dependent epimerase/dehydratase family protein, coding for MSGERVAVVTGASGFVGSHIVDELLRDGTRVRCLVRPGSPTHWLEGKPVEIVRLRYDRVEPIAEAFHGASWIVHAAGLTSARSPKEFHEANVTVTERVLRAATSNGISVERFALISSQAAAGPADSTGRPVTEADRPDPASPYGVSKLRGEELTLLLKDRLPVVVIRPPAVYGPRDRAVYRVFAAVKWHVLPVLRNRGRFSIVYVEDLARAVRLALSHPRAPGQVYFVGEPDVTDYDELGQTVRQAVGTWAVTVRPPGFLLQTAAIAAEVIATMAGRAPLLSREKLAEITAGDWIFNSAKIRAQLGWEPEVSLEEGVRLTAAWYREAGWL